One genomic region from Strix uralensis isolate ZFMK-TIS-50842 chromosome 5, bStrUra1, whole genome shotgun sequence encodes:
- the SEPTIN3 gene encoding neuronal-specific septin-3 isoform X1 has translation MFKGPVESKNEAAMSELVPEPRQKPVVPMKPMGINANLLGYIGIDTIIEQMRKKTMKTGFDFNIMVVGQSGLGKSTLVNTLFKSQVSRKSSGWNREEKIPKTVEIKAIGHVIEEGGVKMKLTVIDTPGFGDQINNENCWEPIEKYINEQYEKFLKEEVNIARKKRIPDTRVHCCLYFISPTGHSLRPLDLEFMKHLSKVVNIIPVIAKADTMTLEEKTEFKQRVRKELEVNGIEFYPQKEFDEDLEDKTENDKIRQESMPFAVVGSDKEYQVNGKRVLGRKTPWGIIEVENLTHCEFALLRDFVIRTHLQDLKEVTHNIHYETYRAKRLNDNGGLPPMTVETEENHESNL, from the exons ATGTTCAAAG GGCCAGTGGAGAGCAAAAACGAAGCAGCCATGTCTGAGCTGGTCCCAGAGCCGCGACAAAAACCAGTCGTACCAATGAAACCCATGGGCATTAATGCCAACTTGCTGGGCTACATCGGTATTGACACCATCATCGAGCAGATGCGCAAGAAAACCATGAAGACAGGTTTTGACTTCAACATCATGGTTGTAG GTCAGAGCGGACTGGGAAAGTCAACCCTGGTGAATACCCTCTTCAAATCCCAGGTGAGCCGCAAATCTTCGGGCTGGAACCGGGAGGAGAAGATCCCCAAGACAGTGGAGATCAAAGCCATCGGGCATG TCATTGAAGAAGGTGGTGTCAAAATGAAGCTGACAGTGATCGACACACCAGGATTTGGGGACCAGATCAACAATGAGAACTG CTGGGAGCCTATTGAGAAATACATCAATGAGCAATATGAAAAATTTTTGAAAGAGGAGGTGAATATTGCAAGGAAGAAACGAATTCCAGACACGCGAGTGCACTGCTGCCTCTACTTCATCTCCCCCACAGGCCACTC CCTGAGACCTTTGGACCTGGAGTTCATGAAACATCTCAGCAAGGTAGTGAATATCATCCCGGTTATTGCCAAGGCTGACACCATGACCTTGGAGGAGAAGACCGAATTCAAACAAAGA GTGCGCAAAGAGCTAGAAGTAAATGGGATCGAGTTTTACCCCCAGAAAGAGTTTGATGAGGACTTGGAGGATAAAACAGAGAACGACAAAATCAGG CAGGAAAGCATGCCCTTCGCAGTAGTGGGCAGCGACAAAGAGTATCAAGTGAATGGCAAAAGAGTCCTGGGCAGGAAAACACCGTGGGGAATCATTGAAG tggaaaacCTCACTCACTGTGAATTTGCCCTACTTCGAGATTTTGTCATCAG GACCCACCTTCAGGACCTAAAAGAAGTGACCCACAACATCCACTATGAGACCTACAGAGCCAAGCGGCTGAATGACAATGGAGGGCTGCCCCCCATGACTGTTGAGACAGAGGAAAACCACGAAAGTAACCTGTGA
- the SEPTIN3 gene encoding neuronal-specific septin-3 isoform X2 → MFKGPVESKNEAAMSELVPEPRQKPVVPMKPMGINANLLGYIGIDTIIEQMRKKTMKTGFDFNIMVVGQSGLGKSTLVNTLFKSQVSRKSSGWNREEKIPKTVEIKAIGHVIEEGGVKMKLTVIDTPGFGDQINNENCWEPIEKYINEQYEKFLKEEVNIARKKRIPDTRVHCCLYFISPTGHSLRPLDLEFMKHLSKVVNIIPVIAKADTMTLEEKTEFKQRVRKELEVNGIEFYPQKEFDEDLEDKTENDKIRESMPFAVVGSDKEYQVNGKRVLGRKTPWGIIEVENLTHCEFALLRDFVIRTHLQDLKEVTHNIHYETYRAKRLNDNGGLPPMTVETEENHESNL, encoded by the exons ATGTTCAAAG GGCCAGTGGAGAGCAAAAACGAAGCAGCCATGTCTGAGCTGGTCCCAGAGCCGCGACAAAAACCAGTCGTACCAATGAAACCCATGGGCATTAATGCCAACTTGCTGGGCTACATCGGTATTGACACCATCATCGAGCAGATGCGCAAGAAAACCATGAAGACAGGTTTTGACTTCAACATCATGGTTGTAG GTCAGAGCGGACTGGGAAAGTCAACCCTGGTGAATACCCTCTTCAAATCCCAGGTGAGCCGCAAATCTTCGGGCTGGAACCGGGAGGAGAAGATCCCCAAGACAGTGGAGATCAAAGCCATCGGGCATG TCATTGAAGAAGGTGGTGTCAAAATGAAGCTGACAGTGATCGACACACCAGGATTTGGGGACCAGATCAACAATGAGAACTG CTGGGAGCCTATTGAGAAATACATCAATGAGCAATATGAAAAATTTTTGAAAGAGGAGGTGAATATTGCAAGGAAGAAACGAATTCCAGACACGCGAGTGCACTGCTGCCTCTACTTCATCTCCCCCACAGGCCACTC CCTGAGACCTTTGGACCTGGAGTTCATGAAACATCTCAGCAAGGTAGTGAATATCATCCCGGTTATTGCCAAGGCTGACACCATGACCTTGGAGGAGAAGACCGAATTCAAACAAAGA GTGCGCAAAGAGCTAGAAGTAAATGGGATCGAGTTTTACCCCCAGAAAGAGTTTGATGAGGACTTGGAGGATAAAACAGAGAACGACAAAATCAGG GAAAGCATGCCCTTCGCAGTAGTGGGCAGCGACAAAGAGTATCAAGTGAATGGCAAAAGAGTCCTGGGCAGGAAAACACCGTGGGGAATCATTGAAG tggaaaacCTCACTCACTGTGAATTTGCCCTACTTCGAGATTTTGTCATCAG GACCCACCTTCAGGACCTAAAAGAAGTGACCCACAACATCCACTATGAGACCTACAGAGCCAAGCGGCTGAATGACAATGGAGGGCTGCCCCCCATGACTGTTGAGACAGAGGAAAACCACGAAAGTAACCTGTGA
- the SMIM45 gene encoding small integral membrane protein 45, which produces MPHFLDWFVPVYLMISILILVGFGACIYYFEPGLQEAHKWRTQRPIMERDLRKTLMIRDNLAFGVPEV; this is translated from the coding sequence ATGCCCCACTTCTTGGATTGGTTTGTACCAGTGTATCTGATGATCTCCATTCTCATCCTGGTGGGCTTTGGAGCTTGCATTTACTACTTCGAGCCAGGACTCCAGGAAGCCCATAAGTGGCGAACGCAGAGGCCGATCATGGAACGAGACCTTCGGAAGACACTGATGATTCGGGACAACCTGGCCTTTGGGGTGCCCGAGGTCTGA